One genomic window of Niveibacterium sp. SC-1 includes the following:
- the mlaE gene encoding lipid asymmetry maintenance ABC transporter permease subunit MlaE, whose amino-acid sequence MTLFDNPVSRLGGWAVRTVWRLGFAARFFFVLLAHSGQSLRRFHALTMREIYMSGVLSLLIIMVSGLFVGMVLGLQGYETLQRFGSSEAMGVVVALSLVRELGPVVAGLLFASRAGTAVTAEIGLMKTTEQLKAMDMMAVNPIARVVAPRFWGGVIAMPLLAALFSAMGILGGWLIGVVLIGLDGGSFWGQMQANVDVRHDIFNGVIKSVVFGFAVSLVAVFEGYDCIPTAEGVSRAITRTVVGSALIIVALDFVLTSFMFRG is encoded by the coding sequence ATGACGCTGTTCGATAATCCCGTCAGCCGCCTGGGCGGCTGGGCCGTGCGCACCGTCTGGCGCCTGGGCTTTGCCGCGCGCTTCTTCTTCGTGCTGCTGGCGCATTCGGGTCAGAGCCTGCGTCGCTTCCACGCGCTGACTATGCGCGAGATCTACATGAGCGGCGTGCTCTCGCTCCTGATCATCATGGTCTCCGGCCTTTTCGTCGGCATGGTGCTCGGCCTGCAGGGCTACGAGACCCTGCAGCGTTTCGGCTCCAGCGAGGCGATGGGCGTAGTGGTGGCACTTTCACTGGTGCGGGAACTGGGGCCCGTGGTGGCGGGCCTCTTGTTCGCGAGCCGCGCGGGCACGGCCGTGACGGCCGAGATCGGCCTGATGAAGACGACCGAACAGCTCAAGGCGATGGACATGATGGCGGTCAATCCGATTGCCCGCGTTGTGGCGCCGCGCTTCTGGGGCGGCGTGATCGCCATGCCGCTACTGGCGGCGCTGTTCTCGGCCATGGGGATCCTGGGCGGCTGGCTGATCGGTGTGGTGCTGATCGGCCTGGACGGCGGATCCTTCTGGGGGCAGATGCAGGCGAACGTGGACGTGCGCCATGACATTTTCAATGGCGTGATCAAGAGCGTGGTCTTCGGCTTTGCTGTCTCGCTCGTCGCCGTCTTCGAAGGCTATGACTGCATACCGACCGCCGAAGGCGTGTCGCGAGCAATTACACGGACGGTAGTCGGTTCGGCCCTGATCATCGTGGCGCTGGACTTCGTGCTGACGTCGTTCATGTTCCGGGGTTAA
- the mlaD gene encoding outer membrane lipid asymmetry maintenance protein MlaD encodes MNRSKIDLGVGVFVVIGIGALLFLALKVGNLGRDEIRDPYVLTARFDNIGGLKARAPVKASGVLVGRIVKIHYDSERFQAEVKMQIDGRYRFPKDTFATINTSGLLGEQYIGLEPGGDEANLNGGDTIAKTQSAVVLEKLISRFMFDKAAESGSDK; translated from the coding sequence ATGAATCGTTCCAAGATCGATCTTGGCGTGGGTGTATTCGTGGTGATCGGGATTGGCGCCTTGCTGTTCCTGGCGCTCAAGGTGGGCAACCTGGGGCGCGACGAGATCCGCGACCCCTATGTGCTGACCGCGCGGTTCGACAACATCGGCGGCCTCAAGGCACGGGCGCCGGTCAAGGCTTCGGGCGTGCTGGTTGGCCGCATCGTGAAGATCCACTACGACAGCGAGCGCTTCCAGGCCGAGGTCAAGATGCAGATCGACGGCCGCTATCGCTTCCCCAAGGACACCTTCGCCACGATCAACACCTCCGGCCTGCTCGGCGAGCAATACATCGGCCTGGAGCCGGGTGGCGACGAGGCCAATCTCAACGGCGGCGACACGATTGCCAAGACGCAGTCGGCCGTGGTGCTTGAGAAGCTGATCAGCCGCTTCATGTTCGACAAGGCGGCAGAATCGGGGAGCGACAAATGA
- a CDS encoding VacJ family lipoprotein, whose amino-acid sequence MNGASRARLLLLLSGMTLGVAARADDPDPIEPVNRAVFSFNDGLDKYALKPAAQGYVAVVPLPARVAFSNFVDNFGDIPNAFNNLLQGKVSAAVSDVGRILVNTTLGIGGAIDVASEMGLEKHNEDFGQTLGRWGMGPGPYLVLPLLGPSTLRDTAALPVDYYTGGRHLVIDDVPSRNIIAGVDVLNKRAALLGADDALGEAALDKYGFVRNFYLQRRVSLIYDGQPPRERFDDEDAGPDAGSDQGEKQ is encoded by the coding sequence ATGAACGGCGCATCGCGCGCGCGACTGCTGCTCCTGCTGTCCGGGATGACGCTGGGCGTTGCGGCGCGCGCCGACGATCCGGACCCGATCGAGCCGGTGAACCGGGCGGTCTTCAGTTTCAACGATGGCCTCGACAAGTACGCCCTCAAGCCGGCGGCCCAGGGCTATGTGGCGGTCGTGCCGCTGCCTGCGCGGGTGGCCTTCTCGAACTTCGTGGACAACTTCGGGGACATCCCCAACGCCTTCAACAACCTGCTGCAAGGCAAAGTGAGTGCGGCGGTGAGCGACGTCGGCCGCATCCTGGTCAATACGACGCTGGGCATCGGCGGCGCGATCGACGTGGCCTCCGAGATGGGCCTGGAGAAGCACAACGAAGACTTCGGCCAGACCCTGGGACGCTGGGGAATGGGGCCTGGCCCCTACCTGGTCCTGCCCCTGCTGGGGCCGAGCACCCTGCGCGACACCGCGGCCCTGCCGGTCGACTACTACACCGGAGGCCGCCATCTGGTGATCGACGACGTGCCCAGCCGCAACATCATTGCCGGCGTGGACGTGCTCAACAAGCGCGCAGCCCTGCTGGGCGCCGACGACGCACTGGGCGAGGCGGCCCTGGACAAGTACGGATTCGTGCGCAACTTCTACCTGCAGCGCCGGGTCAGCCTGATCTACGACGGCCAGCCCCCGCGCGAGCGATTCG